In the Lates calcarifer isolate ASB-BC8 linkage group LG16_LG22, TLL_Latcal_v3, whole genome shotgun sequence genome, ATTCCTCTAAATCTATGTTTCAATTGTCTCATTTTGATTTGCATAGTGTTGTTTGTAGTGTAATGATCCTCTTCCAAAATTACTGAAAATGTCAATTTCTTAAAATTTGCAGCTCCCCAAACTCCATACTCCATATTGGTGGTAAAGAATTGaccaggaaaaataaagaaatctgTTAACAGGCCATGTATGCCGTTTaattccttttttctcttttgatattttctatatatttctATTTGTAGGAAGAGCACCAACAGCAGATTTTAAGAATGCATGGTAATCCATATAATCTGTTCCTTTTGTGAATTTAAAGCAGTAGCCTACTGTTGAGAGGGTTGAACAAAAAGTGGTGCTCTAGAGGCAAGGATCCTTTAAGACATCTAAAAACAATACTGTAGGCtgcatgtatttgtatttctattaattttttttgtttgttttcaagtgTTGCTTTGAAGTTACCTTATGAGTCAGTGCTCAGTACAAGGTCATGATAGCTAATATACCTTAATGTAGGACAGAGAAGAGGATTcacagttcagtgtgttttgcGTGGTTCCTTTTAGTTTGAAACATTTTAAGCTGAAAAGCGAAACTGAAGTTTTTTTAACGTTTCCCTCCAGGGATGCCCGTGTTGTGAAGGACATGGCGACAGGAAAATCAAAGGGGTATGGATTTGTGTCCTTCTACAACAAACTGGTAAGGCTCCAGTGCAAGAACACAGACTGAAGgttatttctattttctgtttattattctACTTTAATGCATTTGCAGTAATTAAGATAGAATTAATCATAATTAAAACCATAGTCACAACAACTTTAACCATCTAACATTACATAGCTTCTTGTTTACTGCCACTATTTTGAATATTActttaaaaacagtaataatGTATATTCTTAGAACTGACCATGGTCACCAATTAACTTTACAGATTAATCAAATCCAGAGTGGTAACTGTGTTTGATTTGGATTTACAGGATGCAGAGAACGCCATCATTAACATGGGTGGACAGTGGCTTGGAGGACGCCAAATCAGGACAAACTGGGCAACACGTAAACCACCTGCTCCGAAGAGCGCCCAGGACAGTAAGTTTAAAACGCCACACAGGGACTATCTCGCTTATTGTTGATGATTAGAGTTGGACTGATATCTTCATACATCTACACCTACAGATTTCCTCTGTCCTCTAACCTAGGGCAGGTGGATAGGGAGACAAAATTAGATAGTCAGTACctcattattattaatgtgaTAATATTGTGGCCTTGCTTTTAGAagatatttatattaaaatgtgattagaCGACTCCTTAACTGCCGACTTGTTCGATTAATCTGcctcacacttcacacacacagccatgctGCAGcaataactgaatgaatgaactgaatctttagaaccatcagataatcgggcctttgctgactttgtgtGGCTCGTTTCTGTAAGTTCTGCCTGCCTGCTGAGAACTGTCACGGCAAGTTAAAACATGTCAGCTtcccggcaggagagacactcctGCGGTGTGGTAGGATTTTATAACAGAGCTATGACCAACACGCGAAATCCAATTTGACCGACAAAATTCTGAGTCAGGAGCTGATGTAGAACACATTAGTAGTGATGACTGAGGTTTGATTGTAAGTCAGAATTTTTGTGTATAAATATAGGTACGTCccttcttgttttcatttcagacgGCTCAAAGCAGCTGAGGTTTGACGACGTAGTGACTCAGTCCAGTCCACAGAACTGCACCGTGTACTGTGGAGGGATCCAGTCAGGATTATCAGGCAAGTGTCATGTTCTCTAAAGGCTGCCGTTGTTAGAGCCCTTAGTCACACTCCCAACAGTACTCTCATTATTTCCCGTGCAGTTTCCTCAAATAGCCTGAAGAACTCACCACATCaacctttttctgtttgtttctttcagaACACCTCATGCGACAGACCTTCTCACCTTTTGGTCAGATAATGGAGATCAGGGTTTTCCCAGAGAAAGGATACTCTTTCATCAGGTAGTGTCTCAGTCTGGCCTCTAGatgtcaacacaaacactttacaTGACTCAGTAACAGGACAGTTAATACCTCACTCAGAGTCAGTGACCACAGAGCTTAGTTTTAATGCGCTTTATTTACTGAATTGCCTGATTGATAAGTTTTACTGCTAAGCCGCTGTTTTCCTTTTAAGGTTTTCCTCCCATGACAGTGCCGCCCACGCCATTGTTTCAGTAAATGGCACAGCCATTGAAGGGCACATGGTGAAGTGCTTCTGGGGCAAAGAATCTCCTGACATGGCAAAAAATCCACAACAGGTGGGGAGAATGTCACTGATGACAAAACCACTTTTAATTTGTACCTTTTTAATTAGAGATTAGACTATAACTAGGGACATTGCAGTCCCAAAATATGTTAAAAAGAATAGAATAAATGTGCCAGAGACTGTGCCcatattttcttctctgttgcTTTCAGGTTGAGTACAGTCAGTGGGGACAGTGGAACCAGCTCTATGGAAGTCCACAGCAGCAGTATGGGCAGTATGTGACCAATGGGTGGCAAGTTCCCTCCTACAGCATGTACGGCCAGACGTGGAACCAGCAGGGATTCGGTGTAGAGTGAGTGGCATATATGcaattaatacataataaacTTTATCAGTGACTATACTGTTACAGTCCAGGAGGCTTATACTCATCATTAAATGCCTCTGGTGGATGCTAAGTTGTCCCTAAGATAAAAATAGAGGTGTTTCCCTCCGGCCTGGAGAGTGTTGATTTATTGTGCCACACAACTGACCTTTGTACACAGTGACCACAAGTCATACTAATCAGCAGGGCTGCCCCCACGACCAAGACTTTTCCTGGTCGTTAGTTCAAGCCTGTGGTCAACTATTTGTTGCGCGTTTAtgatattattgttattattaatgttaatgtttttatttatgtttttgggggggcatcagaaaatgatttGAGCTCCAGAGTTGGGAAAGAGTGTTACAGGTGACGCTGtgacattaaacagaaaaacaactaaaaccTGTAGAATATACATTTTAGAAGTAATTACCTGCCTGTTAATGACACTGGCAGAAGCAGTATTGATCCTGAATGTGTCCGAGCAAATAGCAAGGAGAACGCTAATGGCTAACGTTAGACTGCTGACACGTTTCAAACGGCAAGTTGTGTTTGAGGTCGACGAATGATAGCTGAGTGTTTGACTGCAGAGTTTGCGTGTCACCCTCTTGGTGGCGTCCTTTGCCTGCTCAAAATGATCACACACTTTGGATTTCTTTACTGTCGACTAAGACTCTTCTCCTTGACTTTGTTTTATCGGCTACTAACCGGTTATCTGTGGGATCTTTACAGGCAGTCCCAGTCCCCGGCCTGGATGGGAAACTTTGGATCTCCGTCAGCCCAGGCCGCCGCAGCCCCACCTGGTCCAGTCATGTCCAACCTGGCCAACTTCAGCATGGCTGGCTACCAAACGCAGTGAGCTGGCCCAAACCTTAGTGTAACACCGAGGGGATTTTGTCAACCCTTTTAGACCACACAGCACTCTTACTTTCATCTGGACAGCTGCTCTGGTAAAGAAGGGCGGGGGCCATATTCACAAAGCCTTTGTAGCTAATAGTTGCTCCTAAGCCAGTTTAACAAGTATGTTTTAAATGACTACGTTCATGTCACTTagaactttttaaaagtttctttgATAATAATTAATAGCTCTGTTATGGAAAAGTGCTCTTGGGCTTCTGAAGTAAAGCCACACCaactgtctttgtctttccaGTAGATGTTAAAAACATATACCAACCTTTTGAATGTTTGGCGCTTTGAAAATCATATTTAGGTGATCAGAGAACAGGTGTCTAACAGACACAGACTCTTTGATGCCTTTCCTCTCATCACCCAACAATGGGGCTAAACTTTTACCCTCTTAGATTTAAAATAGGAGCAAAACTTTATctgaaaatctttaaaaaaaaaaacaaaaaaacttatTTGTGGAGCTAAAGCACACTCACTACAAGCCATCATGTTACTCCAGCTGCTCACTGGAATATGACGAGGATTTAAATCCTTTGAAACCTCAAACTTTGTAACATTAATCTTGAAGTATCAAACTATAGCAATATTTCCTCTCAGTTTGCCAATATggttttgtaatattttaataGCCTAGTGGAAAAATGGTTTGTTACagtcaaaaatgtttatttacttgTCATACTTGGggcatttttctgtcattttatacAACAGAAGGACAAAAAAATTCACTCTTCAAGTCTTCATGCATTGATAAGTTAATTTTTGTAATATGTGTCCGTTTTTAAAATGGTATACAGCGATGACCGTGTTGTACAGATCAAGCAGGTATCATCAGTCATCATGAACATGTGTGACAAAGCCACAGGGATGAACCAACGTACCTAATGTTGGTCCGGGCTTCGCTTCAGCTCCTATAGTATCTAGAAATCCAGTCCTGTTTTGATATATTAATGAAAAATGCTTTGTGAATAGAGGCCCTGGGACCGTAGATTACCTCTCCAGTATATGTGAAGAGACTATTTGTACAAAAACAACCGTGGCTTTAAAGGAGATTTCAGTGTGAGGTGGCATCTCTTGGGTAAATTTTgtgtacaaagaaaaaaatttcacccacaaacacagctctcaaagaaaaaaaagagtttttcatgttttgtatcGGAGTGATCAGCATGTTCTTTGACTTTTGATGGATTTTAGTTTACACCTTAATGTAGCCTAGACTGGACTAATTTATAATCCTGTGTCTCAAAGGAAAGGCTATAGCACATGCTCTCTgtataaagaaaatattgtaaaaacaaaacagcttaaCCCCCAAACTTTGTAAAGGTAACTGACGCTGTGTGCTGATTCTGGGGCTGGTTTCCTAGAGGAATATTGaatctttaaatattttctcCCTTCTTCCTAATGGCTGTGAGAGTTTGCAAGGAACTTTAGACTTTATTTAGCACCAAAACCAGCCCCTAACTATGTTGcatcatgtttttatgtcattaaaaatgttgtttttgttaatcaTGCACTTGTGTCAAGACAAACTGTCCGATGTTTCAGGCTTGCTATGAATTgggattgttttattttatgttctTTCCGCTGAAAGTGGAAGGTTTCTTAAGTTCGCTggtcagccacaacattaaaatcactgacaggtgaagtgaataacgtTAAATACAAAGTTCACTGTCatagaccaagcacacccccctAATGGCAAGGGCCTCCACCATCACAGcataaaaactgctcagaaatgtctttgaGAAACACATCAAGGAGgagtgttgacctggcctctgaAGTCCCCAGGtcccaatctgacccagcatctgtcAGACCTGCCTGATATTATATAGATCCCCCTTGTGCTGCCACAACAGGACAAACTGATTAGCAAATTATTTTCACAACTCCTGACTCTGACCCAGTGGTTAATCGTGTGGGATTTTGATTCCAAACATCCCCCATAACGTCCTGGGGGAAGCTTCAATTAAAAAAATTGTATCGCAAATCAAATCGCAATGTGTGTCAGAAAAATCGCAATTAGATATATTCTCTAAATCAGCCATGGATCCTTTGGGTCTTGTGGATCAGATCGGGATCTGGGAAGTTGCAGGATGGTCTCCAAGGTTTCCCAGAAGAACTTTGTactgtaacaagatgatcagtgttactcccgtcatctgtcagtggttttgaTGTTGTGCCTGATCGGTGTAAATCATTGAGTCGTTAGGGTGAGTatttgcagacttttttttttggttgacaAATTGTGACTAGGGGATTTCTCAAAGACATCCTGCAATTTGGATTTTATTTGCATATGTGCCATTCTGTACAGTGTCCTACACTCCTTTTCCTGTTGTACTAGCCAACATATTTGATTATGTTTTAGTTCGTTTTATTAGAGCTGGAGGAGTGGAAAGTGTCCAACCAAACAGGGTCATGTTGGCTGAGAGTGTAAATATAAACCTTGATCAAACCCTCATGAAACTTCGGAGATAATGTACATACTGTAGGTAGAATGTTATGAACGAAAATGCCATCATTAAATCAGCAATATAATTTATGCATAAGCCTTAATTGATTGTGGTTTGGAAATTCAAACATTGTGTTATTTACAGAGGCTCCGTTACAGATTATCTAAATTCTCTTccactgcagatttttttttttaaagtttgtgtgCCATTTTTCAGGACGTAGCAGGAGGCGAGTGAAGTTTCAGCTTGAACTGCACGCTTATGACATGTAATATATTTCTTGcttaaaataatgaatgtaaTGGCAAATTTTGCTTTTATGACAACAATACATGTAAGTTGAACAACAGAAAGTGATGTTTAATAATAAAGGATGAAGTCAGTTTTTTCCATTTAACGGAAAAATCTCTCCCAAGAAGTCACTTAAAATAAAGAAACGTTTGAACCTGGTCACTCGGTACATTTATTGGACACTAATAAATTCTGACAGCAAAGCATAAATTCACTGAAAAATTATGTGTTTACCGTAATTCTACCAGACacagtaaataacatttaatgaTTATTAAACTGAGGTTCTGAGGTTTGTACATGTGCATCtgtttctatctttttttttgttctgcagTAACtttcaaatgtctttttcatccatgtattttatatttaatgttattcatCACGTTTGCTCTGTTACAGCCTGAGGTTCTGGGAGCTCAGCAGGTGGACAAATTACTGTAGTAGAACGTTTAACATTCATAAACATTAAATGACtaaagcaaagcaaacatttaGTCATGTTGTGTGGCATTTGCACTGCCTAATATTGGATTATATTGCATTATTTTCATTCCTCTAAGATACTGTTAGCAATATTCAGGTCTCATCTACAGCATACATTGTAGTATCCTATAAATCTGAGCTTAAACCAGTTTAATATATCAGCTCTAGTGCAGTTGCCTATTAAGCaaacacattcagaaacatATTTGTACACTATTTACATATTCCCATGAATTGAGTGGCTGTAACTTAAGAGCAGTGTTGAGCAAGTGTTGAATGTGTAAGTCACACCGTCACATTATTGTTGATCTGATCACcttaattgtttgttttcattttgactaCTTGTGAACATTGGAAAGTTGTGAAGCACAAGCTGATTTTCCAGATAACCCGTGATTCTGTTCCCCAGAGGTTAATCACATATGACAGTCATTGGAGGAGCGAACCGTTGATCCCCTGGACAACAGCTCGGCCTTCATGCCTCTATCCACACAAACCAGGACGCTCCCGTCTGAGGCAGTTTCATCTCTCTG is a window encoding:
- the tial1 gene encoding nucleolysin TIAR isoform X3, with amino-acid sequence MDARVVKDMATGKSKGYGFVSFYNKLDAENAIINMGGQWLGGRQIRTNWATRKPPAPKSAQDNGSKQLRFDDVVTQSSPQNCTVYCGGIQSGLSEHLMRQTFSPFGQIMEIRVFPEKGYSFIRFSSHDSAAHAIVSVNGTAIEGHMVKCFWGKESPDMAKNPQQVEYSQWGQWNQLYGSPQQQYGQYVTNGWQVPSYSMYGQTWNQQGFGVEQSQSPAWMGNFGSPSAQAAAAPPGPVMSNLANFSMAGYQTQ
- the tial1 gene encoding nucleolysin TIAR isoform X1; this encodes MDDESHPKTLYVGNLSRDVTEILILQLFTQIGPCKSCKMITEHTSNDPYCFVEFFEHRDAAAALAAMNGRKILGKEVKVNWATTPSSQKKDTSNHFHVFVGDLSPEITTEDVKAAFAPFGKISDARVVKDMATGKSKGYGFVSFYNKLDAENAIINMGGQWLGGRQIRTNWATRKPPAPKSAQDNGSKQLRFDDVVTQSSPQNCTVYCGGIQSGLSEHLMRQTFSPFGQIMEIRVFPEKGYSFIRFSSHDSAAHAIVSVNGTAIEGHMVKCFWGKESPDMAKNPQQVEYSQWGQWNQLYGSPQQQYGQYVTNGWQVPSYSMYGQTWNQQGFGVEQSQSPAWMGNFGSPSAQAAAAPPGPVMSNLANFSMAGYQTQ
- the tial1 gene encoding nucleolysin TIAR isoform X2; the encoded protein is MSRLHLHLLGKSQMLIGLDRSLKANSKELCTLETQMDARVVKDMATGKSKGYGFVSFYNKLDAENAIINMGGQWLGGRQIRTNWATRKPPAPKSAQDNGSKQLRFDDVVTQSSPQNCTVYCGGIQSGLSEHLMRQTFSPFGQIMEIRVFPEKGYSFIRFSSHDSAAHAIVSVNGTAIEGHMVKCFWGKESPDMAKNPQQVEYSQWGQWNQLYGSPQQQYGQYVTNGWQVPSYSMYGQTWNQQGFGVEQSQSPAWMGNFGSPSAQAAAAPPGPVMSNLANFSMAGYQTQ